In Vespula pensylvanica isolate Volc-1 chromosome 2, ASM1446617v1, whole genome shotgun sequence, the genomic window TATTAGCCCCCCAGCTCCCGATAGCTCTTCATCATTAGTGTCCACGTAGACTGTTCGTCCGATAGTATTCCGTTACTTGCGTTCGTAGTGAACAGTGCTCCTTCGAGTTCctgatattgaaaaatagtTAACGACAACATGAGTTGCCACGACGTAGTTATTGTGTCTGCTGTCAGAACTCCTATAGGTATTGTATTATCcttaatgataaattttattttaatataaaaaatatactattttctataaaaattatttaattttttttcacacatataatatagatttgatatataaaatatattattttttatgtactaTCTTTAAGGAAACTTTTGCGGAAACTTATCTTCTTTAAAAGCATCAGATTTAGGAAGCGTTGTTATTAAAGAATGTCTTACAAAAGTAAATTTAAATCCATCCGATGTATCTGAAGTTATTTTGGGAcaggtaatatattttataaatacattttagttgcttatatgtaataattttataatgtttcattatattttgtagACGTTAACTGCAGGCCAAGGTCAAAATCCAGCTAGACAAGCAGCTATCAAAGCAAATTTTCCTGTACGTGTTCCTGCTTATCAGATCAATATGTTATGTGGCTCTGGACTGAAGTAAGTCTTATTGCATAAgtagtttttctttaaataaacttCATTTTAATATGATCCTATTTATAGACATAAAGTCATGTTgcctttcattctttatttgatCTTTTGGTTAACTTGAAAAGATTCTCATAAAAGcctaaaaattattctattttcttttatttatgaaaaacactttcatactttttctttaattacatCAAATATCTTGacacattattatataaatttatatatatcattataagaATTTGtgctataatataaataattattatattaataagttgtatgaatatttttcattttatatttcattacttATTACCGTTACTAGGGCAATTGCAAATGGTTATCTATCTTTAAAAAGTGGAGAGAGTAATATTATTGTAGCTGGAGGTCAAGAAAGCATGAGCCAAGCACAACATACAATTTATCTTAGGAATGGTATCAAAATGGGagattgtaattttattgatactTTGATACACGACGGATTAACTGATGCATTTACTTCTATTCATATGGGGGTAACAGGTAAATCTAAAGTATCAAAATAAAAGtcaataaatacaaatttattcatgtatatataatcttaaaaagtaacaaaataaaatattctttttaatgcaTTTTAAATAGCTGAAAACATTGCTAAAGATTTTGGAATAACTAGAGAAGAACAAGATCTTTATGCGACTTTATCTCAACAAAAAGCAGCAGCTGCTATTTCAGCAGGACACtttgataaagaaattgtTCCTGTAacaatatcgaataataaaaacgaatctaCTCTTATATCTAAAGATGAATTTCCTAAACCTTCAACTACTATACAAGATCTATCGAAATTGAAACCAATTTTTGTAAAGGTATTAAAAACATACAAGGAcaaatacaaaagaagaaaaataaataatgtcagGATTATTTTTAGGCTAATGGAACTGTTACTGCTGGTAATGCGTCTGGTATAAATGATggagcagcagcagtagttcTTATGACAAAGGAAGAAgcgattaaaagaaacataaatccTTTGGCTCAAATTATTGCAGTAGCTGAGAGTGGAGTAGAACCAAGTATTATGGGAATGGGTCCAGTACCAGCAATTGAATTACTTGTAAGTTCCATtactatatattgtatactttttataaagaaaaagaagaaaaaagaaatgaataaaaataataatttatatttttgatttaccaaatacaatatgtattatattcatGTGTTTTAGTTACAAAAAACCAAATGGAGTAAAGATGAGGTAGATCTTTATGAATTGAATGAAGCATTTGCTGCACAATCACTGGCATGCATCAAAAAACTTGATTTGGATCCTAATAAAGTTAATATCAATGGTGGCGCTATTGCTTTAGGTCATCCTATTGGAGCCTCTGGTATGTATCACAAGCTATAACAATTAAAGTACtccgtattatattataaatttatattttgcagGAGCTAGAGTTTTAGTAACTTTACTTCATGCATTAGAAAGAATAGGAGGGAAAAAAGGCATTGCAGCATTATGCATTGGTGGGGGCATGGGCATTGCCCTTgctatagaaagaaaataacattttatattcattaattttattatttattattatgaaaattcataattttatattacgcgGTTTTTTAAGATctatagatgaaaaaaatttcttaatattacAACTACCCATTTACCTATTGATTGAACAGATGATCTGATTACTTAgtgatcttatatttttatatttgttttattacattaaaatattgatatatagttgaataattaatcatcAACTATGAACTTGcagtatttaaataaataactgtGATGACTGACATAACATAAACTATGCATGCAACTGTGGTagttaatattgtttataatatatagagaatgtattgaatataattttaaaatatggGTTGATATCTATACaatgtacaatatattatcctgattatataataatttctcttagACAAACATTTGAGAATGAACTACACGcaatttaattcgaaaatattacattattatatgaaagataattatgaaaaactATAATGACAATTTATAAGGCACAAGcttctttataaataactaCATTAAGACTTCTCACTATTTTTGTACTTATTAGCCAAACAAATATTGCTGAACTGGTGGTTCTTCCAATCTAATGAACTAATTCAGAGTGCCTTCTTTTAGatagatttaatataaactttattacttttttaaatgtatcaaAAATATGTAAACATGTTAGAAAAGAGACATTGCCTATTTCtgtgttaatatatttctgtTATTAGTAACAAATTGtacgttattaattttaacataaaaaatacacacatatttacaagcatttatataattaatgtaatttatacaTCAACTTTACCAATATTTAAACTATAGACAAAATTTATCTATGTGTGATTACAATATATGGAAATACAACCtcatataaatgaatttaattacttgataatagtattatatttggtgtatttttttaaaagtagTAAGCTTAAATATCTATGGGATGTTATGAACTGATATTGCTTTTGTGTATAATTATACACCTTGTATATTCTTGCATGAATTCATACAACATAacttatgtaatattaaattcgcATAATGCAAAacttttaccttctttttcccatattttttatatatgaaataaaatatatgacatTAGAAAcatattcaaaaatttaatactCTTTTTAGTGTTCAAAGAATATATGTGCtgtataaattgtaaatacttCATCAAGTGTTCATTAGAATTACCAATAATTATAAGTTATTCATCTTTGCTATTTTTAGGTTCcattgttttcttgttttctaaCATATTTTGTACAGCTAATATTCCTTCTTGTTGCTTTAATTGGGcacgtttttctttaaaagtacgttttgtatctttcttattgcttttgaaatgatttaattGCTGCAACTGATCCTTGATAGCTGGTATAATCCGTAccttaaatttatataagcaTAGAAGTATCGTCATAATTGATGTTTCCTAAAACTATAAAAAGTCCAAaagatgattaataatattacatatgaCTACTTATTCCTTAACACTATAGTtacctattattattaaatttgtaagTTATCCAAGTATATTCAGTAGATTAAAAATCTGATATACTTAATGGTACAGCAGGATAATATCCactatagttttttttatctttgttaaaAGGAGTAAAAGACTCTGGAGCATCGTTTTTTGTAATCAAATCTAGACTCGGTATGCATATTTCAgaataacttttaattatataaccCCATATGGAATCTACATTAAGTGCTGTATCTTTTAGACAAAAATAAGATCCCCAAATAgttgaatttaaaattttatcatccAGATGCGATAAACATTGATGAATCATGCCTTCTGACATTTGTTCTTCTACAAGTGCTATCGTATCACAATTACCATATGCTTTTGGTACATAAATATCTTGTATAAGATTATctccaatatatatacaccgtGGATTTTGTTTGTGTGATATTCTactaaaaaattctaaaagttCTTTCCAATTTCCGCGACTATATACATTGCctcttaataattcattagatgatataatatcaacttccttattatttattacagtCATAAAGGGTTGCCCTTGTATAAAAAATCCTGGTTTTTTCGCATAACAAATAACAATGTCAAACAACGATCTCCAATCTTCCCCAAGAGTATAAGTCGCAGTTAAGTCTACAAAATCAATATTTGATCCAGTAATCAAGAAagttattttatctttcttcatttcctgAATCCACGATATTGTTTCTGGATtacatttatgtaaatatttatctggatttttttttaaagcaggAAAAAATTTCCCTTCGTCTAATTCAAAATGTTTAGGATCGAACATCCAAATTAAACCACTTAACATATCAGGccatatgttatatatatctaaaggtttattatttttttcgtccaaTGTATCTACTGCTCTAGCAAAGATAAGAGCAGAtggaatatcaaaataatctaATAGAGATCGCATTTTCATAGATAGTGGTTCATTCCAAGTAGCAAGCATgtcattagaaaatatatccaTTACTTGCCATCGTTGTTCaggatatatttctttaattttgtctATACTCATTAATTTACTACCATGACAAGCTCTCTGAATTTTACCATCTGGACTTATTCTAAGTATATTTCCCCTATCAAAGTCTAAAAATAAACCTTTCTGCATAAAATCAAGATCCTTGTCGTTTAATGGCTTtagcaaatattttctatcatatcctttttcttccaccAAATAATTAGCTAATATCTCGTATTCTAAATGCACtagatttgttattttatattttaaaagagtaTTATCCAAATCAAAACCAATACAGTCATAATCAGAAATTTTGAAAGtactcatatttattttagacgACACACAAGAAAATGTTTGATTAAAAGCACGTTTAACGTAACAAGAACACttatcaataaaatgaaataaactttGCTTCACTATCTTGTCGTACATcaaattattcgtaaataattgAAGCTGTGAACTTTTACGATAAAAActcaaattttttaacatatctACGAAGCATTATTATAACTACGCGATATTACATCGATATTTCTAATAAcagaacatttctttttaaatatatggaACCAACTGAAagatataatctttatttaagtttaaatacgaattaaaaacTTGACTGTATAGAAAATGAATACGCGAAGATAAGACGATAGCACGTAGCCAATCTGCTCAAATGAAAAGTACTagatcttattaaaaattacttaacatattattttgcttattaatttttttgttctatttcaATATAACTTTGTATCTcggttttatttttcgatagataaataacGACGTTTTATcgtaaagattattaaattaaacgcAATATCAATTGTTCCCTATGAAACATAACCTCggaattttaaatcgattcttGTCCTTTAATAAGACTAACAATATCTtactaatcatttattttatacgtaatattattaaaacgagcGTATATTTAGAGCACATTATATTaacaatcaatcaatcaacgAATATTAatcagagaaaataaaaattgcggGAAAATGTACGTTCAAAGAGACTTACCTTTGGTGGTATTTGCACAAATCGTATGTTTCTTGCTTGAACGAAGAACATCTCGAAGGGGAATTCATCGCCTCTTGGATCCGTAAATAAACAGTCTTTCATTACGACATTCATGTatctgtataaaaatatattaaatatagtaaagaagttgaaagtaaaataacaTTCGATTCTTAATTCACGTACGCATCCACATGTTCTACGGTACCATAAACCGATGCTTCGTTTCTCAGGTCTATcgttgtttgtttattttcgaGAGCTTTTAATAGTATCGACAAACTattgtagaaataatatttttcacgtgGAGAATTCTGATACATGTTTATTTACTAACTAATGATACTTCTTTCAAGCACGACGTACAAAGGTGACTTTTTAAGCGTAGATACCTTACGATAAATTCCACGCCAATGATtggtccttcttttttctaacgcTCATCATAAACTACTCACGGAAATAGGTCAACGTAATGAGAATAAATGACTTATAAcagatttatatttgaatagaGACCGTAATAGATTATctgtatataaaaaacgaataaataaatcgtacaCGTATTATGtgtacgaaaataaaattttcaatacgtTTCGAAGTCTACTGACCAATCGTCTtctattattttgaatttcgACCAATAGCGTTACGCCGAACGaaacaatcatttttttcgaatattttaaatatttcgaaaaaaatattcgatcttCTCTTTAAAACTTGAAATctgaattgaaatataaatgatgatttttattttgaaaaaaagattctcttatctttaaagacttcattaataaaaatataaaatatgaccAGAGGAAAGTTTATTTGTCAAAGCATTATACTTGCTGCATAACCTATTGTAGACTCAATGCTAGTCTATATATAGTGACCTATAGTAGTCATTACTAGAGGAATTAGATTATTTCCCAACGAATATGCAAAGGGGTCTTATAAACGGTTATATCCTATATATGTCAAAaacaattgtatatataaattttataatattcgagTTAATATCGTTCGTTATTGAAATTGGAATGTAAgtcgaaaagaattatttcatcAAAATAAGCTATTAATGGATTAGaatcatgtatatattcttaattcatcgtttatatttatgatttctttttcatacttttatcGTCAAAactgaatatttcaaaaaaaaaaaaaaggaacaaaagcaTTTAAATCGTATGCAATTACACTGAATTAATCTATTTgctattttacaatttttttgttgaaaaatattaagaatagtGTTTTCGATCCTTCGCTTGAACTATTAGTGATacaggagaaaaaaatcttattttacgatatatattaattatgacgTGTACTCGTATTACAGCCATTACCGCGCTCGTGATTACGTATATTGCGTGATTTCTCATCTCACTTCGACTACCGCCATTGTTTAGGCGCGTTCAAAGCCTTGAAAGAgggttaatattaataatactgcGTAAGTTTTTTGAACGTTCGTTATTTCAATGTTGTTTTTCATTGAATTGTATTTCGTTTAAGAGGTATTTGCTTGCTTTCATCGTAACACTTgtgttcgtatatataaaagcttttttttttttcaaaagaacgaataaatcaTTGAAACATTGTTGAATCTAGtagtaaatttcatttttgggCGGCAATTTTGAAAATGGTAAAAATTTGTATGTTTGTACATACTTTGTCTTATGTCGAAATGCAGTCGCCTTTGCTCCCTTCGGTTCATTCAGTGCCATGTGACCTGCTCTCATGAGTGCCTTCTTCCTGTGAACACCACTCCCACTTTGTCCCTCTCTAGCTCGGCTAGCTATTGAAGCTCTAATCGGCTTCCTGGATGGAACACATTATCTGCCTGATTGTAGATCTCAACGTCGCAATATCTAGCGAAACCAAGGGGTTTCTCTCATAAGCTTCTCAGTCCGCAATTCATCGTGCATAAAAGATCCATGTACGTATTCGCAAgtcaatatacatatgtcaTTTCTTTGAATGTTATCAATATTTGGTATGGAGCGCATAGCGATGCAGTGATTCTGCAGCTGTGCGTTCGATAAGTCGACGCTTTGATCTTGACGATCTTGTCAACGGATGCGAATTATTTTCCGTTAGCTAAATCCGATTATAGAAGAGAATCGTAAAGAATTACTCGTGTTCCGAGACGACACTATTTTCCGAacactattttcttttcaattctttagataattttattattttaaaggaaaagtGTTATATTACAAATGTCGATCTAGtgaaagatttgaaaattattaaaaaaattaaatatctcgGTTAACGTTTTGCACGTTATTACAGTTGTTGAACGTGGCTACAGGGGGAACGATTATCATCGTTTACAAAGAATGTGTTACAGTGATGCAAGAAACGGAATGACATCAACAAAGTTTCCGGTATTCAGAGATATCCAGATAATTCTGAAGGACTCCTGAAGCTGTGCACATTCAAGATTCAAACGATGTCGCTGAGACAAAGATTGTCTGGTATCGTTGCGGCCTTGCGCGGATCTTCCATGCCGCCGGCCAAAGAAGGCCATACGTAAAATACTTGTTACAAGCTCTAATATCAATTTCCGAActatattttacttaataaaatcttatagGTCGACAACCGAGCAGATTGAGAAGATGTCGTCCGAGAGCGAGGTTGAAAGCAAAAAACGAGTAGAGGTCACACCCCTTGACAGATTACAGGCGGTTGGTAATCGAATtgaatataaacatataatcaACACGTTTTTACCATGGCCTTTATACtttgtacatataaattcttttcttcgtcgaattaattgtaaaaattactCGAAACAAGGTAAACGAATTCTTGATGTCTTATAACGAAGATGAAATTACTCGTTAACTTATTGAAACAGTATTTCTCTGTAGAACTATTTGAAGTAACATATAATCGTGACTGTAGGTGGTTGATTGGATGGATAAAAACATGCTCCTCATCTTAACTATCGCCGCGGTTCTCATCGGCTTGGGCCTTGGCTTTCTAGGTCGATTACTCGATCTATCGCCCCAGTCAATAATGCTCATCACCTTTCCTGGAGAGATCCTTATGCGTCTGTTGAAAATGTTCATATTGCCACTCGTTACTTCGTCACTCATTACGGGTAATTATAGGTCTCCTAGAAAacgtgaaaattaaaaaaaaaatcttttcgatcaaaacgtcttttttattctcgtagCAATGGCTCAGCTAGACGTGAGAAGTTCTGGGAGAATTGGTTTTAGGACTCTCACGTATTATGCTGTCACGACCATTCTCGCTGCCATTGTTGGTATCACGTTGGTTTTGACGATTCATCCTGGTGACCCGAAAATCAAAAACATTATCATCACTCCCTCGatggaagaaacaaaattctcAACGCTAGATGCCTTACTGGATATCGTCAGGTAGAAATATCACGgtcattgttataaaataaaaaaaaaaaaaaaagaaaacgaaataaaatacctTGACGttgttattttatcaattcGATACGCAGAAACATGATACCAGAAAATTTGGTGCAAGCCTGTTTCCAACAGGTTCAAACTTCGTACATCaagaaaaaagtgataatAATTGGAAACATGAATCAGAGCGATCATGTTTTGGAACCAATATTGGTATACAAGGATGGCATGAACGTTATGGGTCTGATCATATTTTGCATAACTTTCGGTGTTATTGCAGGACAGTTAGGATCGAAAGGAAAACTTATGgtagatttttttatcgtactcAATGAAATCGTCATGAAGTTCGtcggtattattattatatggtaaacatttttgttaaatgtttgaaaatgttgaattgctggtttcttattttttttttttttttccccattcAGGTTTGCTCCGTTTGGGATAATGTGCTTAATAGCAGGAAAAATAATGTCTATCGTAAATCTTGCTGCAACGGCACAAATGTTAGGGTTGTTTATGATCACTGTTCTATTGGGTTTATCGATACATGGGATAATCACGTTACCAACGATCTTTTGGCTATTAACTCGCAAAAATCCTGCTGTTTTCTTTAGAGGTATGATGCAGGCGTGGATTACAGCTTTAGGAACTGCATCGAggtaatagaaattattaaacgatttgTATGTAACATTCGTAGATTTAAAATAGTgtgattttttcattttcagtGCTGTTACCTTGCCTATTACTTTCAAATGTGTCGAAGAGAACAATAAGATTGATCCACGTATCACACGGTTCGTTCTATCGGTAGGGGCTACCGTAAATATGGACGGAACTGCACTTTATGAAGCTGTAAGTGCAATATTCATTGCACAGATTAATGCATTACCGCTGGGTATCGCTGAAGTTATAACAGTCAGGTGAAAAATCGATAAGCATAtcgcttttatttatatttttgtttagaaTACACGTATCACTCTTTCCTAcatccatttttattattattagtttgaCGGCAACTTTAGCTAGCATAGGAGCGGCAAGTATACCCAGTGCCGCTTTGATTAGCATGTTGTTGATATCGACGACTCTTGGTTTACCTACTGacgatatttctttacttcttgCCATAGATTGGATATTGTAAGttacttatatattcttttaacgtGCTTTTAAAATTTCTGAATGATCTGAATTATAccaatttttcgttttatcacgcatttattttactttcagaGATCGAATTAGAACTTCTGTCAATGTATTAGGCGATGGATATGGAGCGGGTATAGTTTATCATCTAAGTAAAACAGAGCTCGAGAAAatggacgaagaaagaaggttGCAAGAACTTGAAACAGGTTCGTTATTGAAAGATACATCTGACAAATGTCAGGACGAAATCGTATCGGACGATCAACAAATTTCCGAGACAAAAATTTGAGACATACGTTTTtcttataaagatatttttcaaaatatttctttgtctaTATACTAATTATAGACGTTGttgtaaaatttgtaatgTATATGAGTaactgattttattatatcttttatcgcTATAGTAAAGCATTCTCTGCTTTCACTTGTAATTTTAGTATCTTCTATTATCGTTATAagtagtaaagaaaaagtataactttttttttgttttaagacaaatgttattatagaacatttttatttttattacaactttaaaatcgacttttctttcgaattactCTAAGACTTAATATAATCTTTGGACATGAAtaattctatacatatatcttttgatCTCTGAGTTTAAGAATTGGCTTTACATATAAAACAATGGTCATTTATTGTATGTGTACTACAgggtaaataaatatttgattacatTGTACTGtaattctctctctacttttttaacttttcgttattttaatGTGGAATGTAAAGTAAATCAGtgttattactttataaatgTATCCCAGTTACGAATGTGTTTTATACAAGTGCCAAAGTTCATCATTTATCACGCAATATTTTGTTATGCTTTTAGCAATATTTCTAACTTggctatgtacatatattatctttaacgGTATATCATATTGTTATTCAATCATTTCGttataaaatgtgtatatttaaGATATCTTCTTTTCAGTATACATGAACCATACCATATAGaaaactaattaatttaatttaaggaaaataaattcataaagaaacataaaaatataaatttataaattacagaAGGATACGTCCAAAATAATACGTATGTCTAATATAGATTTTAAGTCAGCAATGGTAAAACAAATTCTGTTAAGGAAAACatgaattacaaataaatatatataatttaaatagtaAAGGATACAAAAAGCCCTCCAAAAAATCCACtagttaaaagattttttctactaataaagtattttttccATTGCCCGCCAGCTTTTAAAAGTAACATTGCCTGtgaaatatcatatttatagaataagGATAgcaaacataatatttataatatacataatacaaatTATGCTATATATTACCCATAATCCAAAAActgcaaatatataaaacccAAAACCATATAGTCCAGTTAAACCTAATAATCCGGCTGTACCCCCTGATAACGCTGCCATAGATATTCTACAATATTCAACAACAGCAGCATTGTTCATAATAGCTGCCTCACTGTATGCAATAATTTCTGTAAAAGACATAGTTTGCATATAACTTATTCAATGGAAATACTTACATTTCACAGCTTcaaaaaattgtaaacaatGTTATGGTCAGGATATTAGTTTCATAAAGAACATAACCTCTACATTGACTTCCACGTCAGAAAATACAGATTTGTTACatcaagaataattatatgaatacCTAACCTCCTTTTcgttgttttgttttaatctTTCCCAACATGTCAACGTAGAACTTCTAATAAATCGTGTAAAAAGAGATgatgaataaacaaaatattacgatatattgtTCGTCTAAATGTTACGAAGGTTGCTTTAGATTGCTCTCATAATAAAACAAGTTACAGTAGTTACAGTGAGGGCGCGCAATATGTCTGTTTTCTTATTGGATAATAATTCtagaattgaaaataaattaatatacgatccatgtaaaataaatatgattcgATATTTCTGCAATCTTCAATGATGTAGTTAAAAATATACTAAGTATTAACAAATCTATTAATATCTTCAAAatagaagaattaattataatttaactaAATATTGAACAtgcaatattaaaaagattaattaattctcgTTTATTTAGAAACTCAATTCTGCATGAA contains:
- the LOC122637830 gene encoding excitatory amino acid transporter-like isoform X2, which codes for MDKNMLLILTIAAVLIGLGLGFLGRLLDLSPQSIMLITFPGEILMRLLKMFILPLVTSSLITAMAQLDVRSSGRIGFRTLTYYAVTTILAAIVGITLVLTIHPGDPKIKNIIITPSMEETKFSTLDALLDIVRNMIPENLVQACFQQVQTSYIKKKVIIIGNMNQSDHVLEPILVYKDGMNVMGLIIFCITFGVIAGQLGSKGKLMVDFFIVLNEIVMKFVGIIIIWFAPFGIMCLIAGKIMSIVNLAATAQMLGLFMITVLLGLSIHGIITLPTIFWLLTRKNPAVFFRGMMQAWITALGTASSAVTLPITFKCVEENNKIDPRITRFVLSVGATVNMDGTALYEAVSAIFIAQINALPLGIAEVITVSLTATLASIGAASIPSAALISMLLISTTLGLPTDDISLLLAIDWILDRIRTSVNVLGDGYGAGIVYHLSKTELEKMDEERRLQELETGSLLKDTSDKCQDEIVSDDQQISETKI
- the LOC122637833 gene encoding acetyl-CoA acetyltransferase, cytosolic — encoded protein: MSCHDVVIVSAVRTPIGNFCGNLSSLKASDLGSVVIKECLTKVNLNPSDVSEVILGQTLTAGQGQNPARQAAIKANFPVRVPAYQINMLCGSGLKAIANGYLSLKSGESNIIVAGGQESMSQAQHTIYLRNGIKMGDCNFIDTLIHDGLTDAFTSIHMGVTAENIAKDFGITREEQDLYATLSQQKAAAAISAGHFDKEIVPVTISNNKNESTLISKDEFPKPSTTIQDLSKLKPIFVKANGTVTAGNASGINDGAAAVVLMTKEEAIKRNINPLAQIIAVAESGVEPSIMGMGPVPAIELLLQKTKWSKDEVDLYELNEAFAAQSLACIKKLDLDPNKVNINGGAIALGHPIGASGARVLVTLLHALERIGGKKGIAALCIGGGMGIALAIERK
- the LOC122637831 gene encoding uncharacterized protein LOC122637831 isoform X3, with amino-acid sequence MRAGHMALNEPKGAKATAFRHKTKYMNVVMKDCLFTDPRGDEFPFEMFFVQARNIRFVQIPPKVRIIPAIKDQLQQLNHFKSNKKDTKRTFKEKRAQLKQQEGILAVQNMLENKKTMEPKNSKDE
- the LOC122637831 gene encoding 5'-nucleotidase domain-containing protein 1 isoform X1; this encodes MLKNLSFYRKSSQLQLFTNNLMYDKIVKQSLFHFIDKCSCYVKRAFNQTFSCVSSKINMSTFKISDYDCIGFDLDNTLLKYKITNLVHLEYEILANYLVEEKGYDRKYLLKPLNDKDLDFMQKGLFLDFDRGNILRISPDGKIQRACHGSKLMSIDKIKEIYPEQRWQVMDIFSNDMLATWNEPLSMKMRSLLDYFDIPSALIFARAVDTLDEKNNKPLDIYNIWPDMLSGLIWMFDPKHFELDEGKFFPALKKNPDKYLHKCNPETISWIQEMKKDKITFLITGSNIDFVDLTATYTLGEDWRSLFDIVICYAKKPGFFIQGQPFMTVINNKEVDIISSNELLRGNVYSRGNWKELLEFFSRISHKQNPRCIYIGDNLIQDIYVPKAYGNCDTIALVEEQMSEGMIHQCLSHLDDKILNSTIWGSYFCLKDTALNVDSIWGYIIKSYSEICIPSLDLITKNDAPESFTPFNKDKKNYSGYYPAVPLSISDF
- the LOC122637830 gene encoding excitatory amino acid transporter-like isoform X1; translated protein: MSLRQRLSGIVAALRGSSMPPAKEGHTSTTEQIEKMSSESEVESKKRVEVTPLDRLQAVVDWMDKNMLLILTIAAVLIGLGLGFLGRLLDLSPQSIMLITFPGEILMRLLKMFILPLVTSSLITAMAQLDVRSSGRIGFRTLTYYAVTTILAAIVGITLVLTIHPGDPKIKNIIITPSMEETKFSTLDALLDIVRNMIPENLVQACFQQVQTSYIKKKVIIIGNMNQSDHVLEPILVYKDGMNVMGLIIFCITFGVIAGQLGSKGKLMVDFFIVLNEIVMKFVGIIIIWFAPFGIMCLIAGKIMSIVNLAATAQMLGLFMITVLLGLSIHGIITLPTIFWLLTRKNPAVFFRGMMQAWITALGTASSAVTLPITFKCVEENNKIDPRITRFVLSVGATVNMDGTALYEAVSAIFIAQINALPLGIAEVITVSLTATLASIGAASIPSAALISMLLISTTLGLPTDDISLLLAIDWILDRIRTSVNVLGDGYGAGIVYHLSKTELEKMDEERRLQELETGSLLKDTSDKCQDEIVSDDQQISETKI
- the LOC122637831 gene encoding U7 snRNA-associated Sm-like protein LSm10 isoform X2; protein product: MYQNSPREKYYFYNSLSILLKALENKQTTIDLRNEASVYGTVEHVDAYMNVVMKDCLFTDPRGDEFPFEMFFVQARNIRFVQIPPKVRIIPAIKDQLQQLNHFKSNKKDTKRTFKEKRAQLKQQEGILAVQNMLENKKTMEPKNSKDE